The DNA window TTTCCTATTTGTCAAACGATTACGTGACTAAAACAGGCTGAAGCACAGTACAAAGAAATAACAGATTTGGAAATAAAATGCACGTTAAAAGGGTTATGTTGATGATAAAGTTCTGTGAAAACTTTcaaattaaaaaggaaacatTAACTGCTGAACCTAACTATTCAAAGTATCAGTTGACTTAACTAGCATCTGAAAACAACTTCATAAATACTGCCAATAGACTAGCTGTTGTATTTAAACTGATACTGTACAAATCCTTCAAATAGCATGCTATTTTACATTCTTACttcataataaaatattttttggaagTAGAAACACAAGAATGATAGTATACAGACAGTAAAATAACAGTTTCGTGCAGGCAAATGTAGCTGTTATTTCTTACGGTGTTGTTTTCTTAAATAATTTCTACAAAGACACCCCAAGGTACCATCCAAAAGCCTTCTTCCTGATCACAAAGCAGCTTTAgaacttttctttcaaattcaagTCAATAATAATCTTTTTAACTGACCTTTATAGTAATTAAGAAGAGATCTGAGCCTATGGGTGTAATTAAATATGCAGTTTCTCCAAAACCAGCACGACTGAAAATCCTCCAGTCGTATAAACAAGCAGGATCTCTTCCAAAAGCTGATTTCTGGATGTTGCATAAGACTTTCAATAGGGACTTTCTTTAAATCCACCACTTCTTAAAGCAAGAATTTAACTGTAAATCATTCTTCAATGGCTCTTTATCTTTTACTCCTCCTCCATCAATACTCTCACTGATTTTCcatcatgttttttgttttttacctacTTTTAATATTAGTTTTAGACTCTATTGAAGAGTTGAGTTTATACTTCATTTCATCCCCATTTTCAGAGCTGTTGGTGACATTCCTTTAGCTAATTTGCTGAGTGTAGTGCGTTATTAACTTCACAGGAATTCCAGCTAGGTTACACATGCTCATAAAGGCATGATGATCATTAATATGTTTATGTGCCACGTGGTCCTGAGATAGTACTGTGGTTCTTTTGTAGAAAAGTCTCTAATTGTACAAATGTGATTACATTTGAGCCAGTGATTGCTCCTGTGTGTGGCTGCAGTTATGCAACTTTTATAGCACTCTCTTACAGAGCATAGGACTCAGAAGAGTTGCAATGGGCGAGCGTTATGATTGCACAGAGTGTCAGGAGTCCCTGTACGGCCATAAGTACATCCTGAAGGAGGAAAAGCCCTACTGCATCAAGTGCTATGAGACGCTATTCTCCAACACTTGCGAAGTGTGCCAGAAGCTCATCAGCTGCACAAGCAAGGTAAAATACCCACATTTTAACTGCTACATTTTTCTTACAGTGATTCTTGTTTTTGCCATTGTTTAAATATTTCCACGAACCACAGAACCTGACAGTGTTTGTCTCTGCAGGATCTGTCGTACAAGGATCGCCACTGGCACAGCGAGTGCTTCCTCTGCAACAAGTGCAGCCGGTCTCTGGTCGATCGGCCCTTTGCCACCAAAGATGAAGCGCTCATGTGCATCGAGTGCTACAGCAACGAGTACTCTGCCAAGTGCCACGCGTGTCTGAAGACCATCATGCCAGGTCAGGAAACTCTAAGGCAGGGGGAGGGAACATTAgtcctcgagagccggtgtcctgcaggttttagatatcaccctgggtcaccaCAGCTGAattaaatgattagttcattaccaggcctctggagaagttcaagacatgttgaggagctaatttagccatttaaatcagctgtgttggatcaaggacacatctaaaacctgcaggataccagctctcgaggcctggagtttccTACCCCTGCTCTAAGGTTACTGTAGCGCACACAGAGGTCTGACCAACAATTTCAGCTGTCAAGATGGCAGCCAACAAAATTCTAATATATAATTTATTCATCAAATTGTTGATATCAATAGGAAACAGTCTCCACTACAATAACGATATAAACATGGAGGGATAAAATAGTCCAGTGTCCCACTTGCAAAAGTGTTGTAGCGTTTGCAGTGTGGGCTATGAGTAGACTAGAGTATGACCTTCGCTACCAAGTTTTTACAGCCACAGCAGCTTTAGCAAGTTGGAGATTTCCCAAATGACAAACCATCGATACATCAGCACCAGATGGATTAAACTAATAAATGTCATTTGTTAGTcactctctttctttccttctccgTCCTGTGCACCCACCAGGCTCTAAAAAGATGGAGCATAAGGGCAACAGTTGGCATGAGAGTTGCTTCACCTGCAACCGTTGCCAGCAGCCCATTGGCACCAGGAGCTTTGTCCAGAAGGATGCCAACAACTACTGTCTGCCCTGCTATGAGAAGCAGTTTGCTCTGCAGTGCGTCCACTGCAAGAAGGTAAAGTGACACGCTGTGGCTAATAATCATCGCTGTGTTTGTTAAGCTGCAGATTCAACTGGTCTGACATGTAAAAAGAAAGGTCTTACACATGCTCTGTATACTTGGCCTGATAAATGGTCCAAATCAATGTAAATGCTGCCATAATGAAAATACATGCAATGAAGGCGGGTAAAAGATTCACATCCATGGTACGTAACAGTTCTGGGCAGGAAACAGATGGTCACACAGGCAGGGATCGGAGGCGTCTTTTTGTGCTAAAAGCTGAGAGAGCAGTCATCTGCCTCCCCTGTGACTAAGTCAGcaacaaatgcacaaaaatgACAAGAATGTGAAGTTAGACTGGTTTACAAAGGCAAAGAGCGGTAAATGTAATAACAGGAGCAGTCGTACAGgatttttcattttacaaaCAACATTACCAAAACAGACAGGAACAATACTAAAAAACAAGATGATCAGTTCCTCTCAGTCAACATCACATGACATGGTGGTAGCTTGATAATCCACATCCACAAGTACAGCAAGTACAACAAACAAAATACCTCAATTTCTAGTGTCACTTCCAAGGATAAAGCAAAGCAAACTATGCAAGGCTTAAATGTTTAAGACTTGCTTAGCTTTGGGTGCAATACTGGGTGACGTTTGCACCTTTATTTGGGTGTAATACCACTTACAGCATGTTAGTCTTTCTGCAAAATACTTTCATGTACAGTATTGTTTGCACACTAATATTTAATCATACTTAATCACAGTGAGAAAATCTGAATGAAATTTATGTGCATACTAAAATTTGGTCACTTTAGCCCATTGCTAGGAGGTTGCCAGGCAACCTGATGATGGCATAAAATATGCATTATTCAAGTTGTGTAAATAAAtcattgtttgtttggggggggggggggggggggagggcgTTTATAgtaaaatcaaaaatgacagtGTTATTTATCAAGCTTTATGGATGCATCAATGTTAAAAACAGGTCTTTTAAACCCATTTCTTGGTAATTGCTAGGCAACATGACAGTATATGAGCTATAGATAAGAGCCTTCGGGGGCTTAAGATGTACCTGTGTGACAAGTTTGGCTGCTCAAGTGAGAAAAGTATTTAACTCAGTGGGAGTTACAGAGTTGTAGTTGAAGGCATGGAATCCTGGTCTTGTTCTTTTAAACGATTTCTCACCTTATTCAAAATTTTTGCTCTAGCTTATGCTTGACAGCTGGATTATCAGTGTGTTTCTGCTCTGACACggtgttaaaaacatttgaaaaggtATTTTTAGACCTTAAGATTCAATATATGTCCGACGCAGATGGTATAAAACATGTAGCTACGGTTACATAACCTGGTTGTTTGTGAAAGCATGCTTTGAAGCCTGGGACTGGGTCTTTTCACTGGGTCTTTTCACAACCACAGTTACCCTGCTGGTCATTTAAACATTTGTAAAACGCTCTTTTTCAGCCCATCACCACTGGAGGTGTGAACTACCACGACCAGCCTTGGCATAAGGAGTGCTTTGTTTGCATCGGGTGTAAGCAGCAGCTGGCCGGCCAGAGGTTCACCTCTCGAGATGATTTTGCCTACTGCCTTGATTGCTTTTGCAACCTGTTTGCTAAGAAATGTGCTTACTGCACCACCCCAATCAGCGGTAAAGGTCATGCTACACTCATATCAGAAGTACTGCCCTTCATGTTAAGCATCCAGCATATAACCAGGGAGTTACCGACACTTTGCacctttaaaattttcattttcttgctTTACACGTTTAATTTTTATGACCCACAGTGTTCAGGATAAACTATTAAGGTGCTTAATTTAGCTGTGGTATCAGTTTGACGACTGTACAAAGGGGATTCTTGTCCAAATGAGCTTGGCATGTTGGGTCGAGGCTCATTGGAAAATGAATTACTAGAAATATGCTGGAATTATGATTTTAAGTCCACACTTTAACAATTTTCCCTGTTAAATTATACTAAACTACTGGCAGCTTCATCTGCCAGCATGAAGCTGTTACATTCCAGTGGAGCTGCTGTTTGCGTGAGCATTGAAGGTATTTGCTGATAAATGAACAATGGTACATTACTGTAAAAATACCCTCTATTTTTGTTGAAGTGCAGGTTTGTTCTCCAGAAACTGAATTCTCCCTTAAATAATTGTGACTATGGGTAAAcacaaaatcagtttaaaataatatataaggGAACACTTGAAATTATGGACTCTTTCGTAGTTTCTATGTAACGTATGAACCTAATTCTTCAGGACTGAGTAAATTAGTACACCTTACTGGTCCCAGTTTCCCTTTCGAACTCGGTTTAA is part of the Pelmatolapia mariae isolate MD_Pm_ZW linkage group LG23, Pm_UMD_F_2, whole genome shotgun sequence genome and encodes:
- the LOC134620869 gene encoding four and a half LIM domains protein 2-like codes for the protein MPGLYKGDGPQCSVDSSGPRLLPSCLSDTPSIGLRRVAMGERYDCTECQESLYGHKYILKEEKPYCIKCYETLFSNTCEVCQKLISCTSKDLSYKDRHWHSECFLCNKCSRSLVDRPFATKDEALMCIECYSNEYSAKCHACLKTIMPGSKKMEHKGNSWHESCFTCNRCQQPIGTRSFVQKDANNYCLPCYEKQFALQCVHCKKPITTGGVNYHDQPWHKECFVCIGCKQQLAGQRFTSRDDFAYCLDCFCNLFAKKCAYCTTPISGLGGSKYISFEQRQWHNDCFNCKRCCVSLVGRGFLTCKDDILCPDCGKDI